In the Gammaproteobacteria bacterium genome, CTTTTTATCGAGTCGATAAATTGCTTTTTATAAAACCGCAAAAATTCCTTTTTATGGCTACGGAAAATTACTTTTCTTAACGTGTCTAAAAACTCTTTTTATAGTCGGAAGTAATTGTTTTTTATATGACCGACAAAAAGCCTTTTTTATAGTGTTACTATTATTTTTTATAGTGCCGATAAAACCCTTTTTTATAGTGCCAAAAAATTCGGGTGCAGGGGGGTTCAAAAGTCTTTTAAGTGATACATGGAAAACGAGCGACCAGATAAATTTTACATTCCCAGAATTTCATATTGGAAAATAAGTTTTGGAAAAGTCATATATACTTTTACTTGTTTATGAAAAATATCATAATAGTATCTCTAAAGTATGTTATATTAAAATCATACTAATAATTCTATTGTAAACAGCATGAAGAAAAGACTACTACTGCTATTAATTGTTATTTTAAACCCAGTCAATCTGAAAACAATATACCATCCTCTGGGATTTTGCACATTCAAAATAGTCCAGATAAATCATCAGTAACATACAGATGTGACTTGATTGATAATACAACCATCAAATTATTGCATTTTAATCAAGTTATGCTTTCCTACGCTTTAAAACTTGATGAATTTAATAAAGCGATGAAAGAGTTAAAAGATGAATTTAGTAAAGACTCTGATGATTCGATTAATGAACTATATAATCAAATGTGTAACAACTATATGAAAATGTAAAACACAAAAATAGTGATATTGGAAAGAAAATATGAAGTTGGCGATTGAAAATTGTAATAAAAAGCTATATCAAACAACAATAAAGTGTCATTTTTGAGCTAATCTCACTAACACAATTAATAAAAACACAAACATGTGAAATTAATACAATGAACAGCTGGGATGAAACATTTAAATTACAGAACAGGAGGTATATGGTTAGCCAATGAGACTGGATATAGCGATTGTGGGGTTGTGAATATTTCCACATTTAAAAGACATTGAACAAGACTTCTTCTGGCAATATCACTCTAAAAGAGTTGCTTAACAAATCCAGAGGCGAAGGTGGTATCATTCCATGTAATCTACTAGAAGAAGAAACACTTTATCGTTATATAAATCAGGAATATGAAATGAACTGCAAATATGTAAATTAATTAGAATTATTGATAGTTTTGATATGAAAAAAATCATCTATATATATTAATCGCTATTTCTACTTTCGCAAAAGCAAGCAATTGGCAAATGATACCCGAATTTGATTCTTATAAACTACTTAATGTTACTAAAAATCAATCTGATGCAAAAATCGTGGTACTTCTGGCTTATCATGGGCTGATGGCAGACAAGCAATAATTATTTTTATAAGTATTTCACAAAATGGTAAAACAAATCATTATCGTTGTAATCAATATTTTCTGACATGCAACAAACTGGTAAAGAATGTTTTCTCAACTTACAAAATAAATTTCTCAGGACTTTTGAAAAACGCACCTAAACACCAGAAACACCCTTAAATTTTGTCTAAATAAGGGTGGCTGGGCATTGGGCATTATTTCCCAAAAGTGTTTAAAAAAAATCAAACAACACATTCACTGTAATTTGTCATATACTCGAAATTAACTGGCTGTAATATGCTTTTCACCAAAGTATGTTTAGCACTTTCATAGTTCTTTCAAATCCCTGTCTTTCAAGTCTTTGGAAAAACTTACTTCTACCAATAGCAGGACGACCACAATCCCAACAATATTCTTTATAGTTGAAATATAAGTCACTGCCTTTGGTTAAAAGAACCACCATTAGTATCTGTTTCACTGAGAAAAGCCAGAACAGTATCAGCATCAATCTGATATTGTTTAATCGCTTTTTCTGTTGTGTCACATTCAGAAAACCGTTTGTTTGACAAGAAGTCTGTTTAAGCCACCAATAACCCAATTCAATACACCTGATAATTCTTTGTTGATTATCTTTTGAGCCAGTCTTGAGTCTCTTTCTTCTGGTTGGATAAACTCATTGAAAGGGATAATTAAAAACCGCCTGAAAAACCCGTCTGTCATATCGGAAGTGGTTGGCAGATTGTTTACATTGAATATCAGCTTTGTATCTGGAAATGATAACGGGGTCTTTTTATATGGAAGTCTCGCTTCCAATGGTTCACCATAGCCATAGATTTTAAAGAAGTTGGTACTTTGTATTTTATTTCCGCTTAACTTCTGTACAGTAGTTAAGCAATACATTCTCTATCATTGCCCTGTGATCGCCTTTATCATCACAAAGACTTTCCAGTGAAAACTTGGTTATATTGTGCGAACCCAGCAAGGCATTTATTACATCAAAGAAAACACTTTTACCATTTGCACCCGATCCGTACAGTAGTAAAAACTTTTTCAAGGTTTAATGTTTACTGGTAACAAAAAGATAACCAACAAGCTAGATAAAACCATCTAGGCGGTTATCTGGTAAACGCCTATCAAGGTATGATTGAAACAAGTCTGTTCTTGAATTTACATCAAAAGCAAAAGGAAGTTGATATCTGATATAGTCAAATTTATTGAAGTCCTTTAACTCTGGCTTTGGGATTCAAACCGCAAAGTTCCGTTTGCAGATTTATAACCGTATCAGTTGTAAGTTGTGGTTTGGGGCTGAACTGGCAAATTGTTTAGCAATGCTTCTTTTTACCTGTAATTGGTTTTGTGATAGCCCAAGGAATACCCAGACTGACCGCAAACTCAAGCAAAAAGTTTTCCATGATATTATCATCAATCACTTGCCAATAAGTACCGTTAAAAACAAGAGCTTGATTATCCCAAGCAAAACCATAATAATCTGGTAATCTAACAAATAAAACATCAATGCAAATTACATGATACTGGGCGTTTGTTGGCTCTTTTGTATCATTTCTTGTATAGGTCGCAGTCTACCCTGCCTTTTTATTTCACTAGTGCTAGTTCTTAAAATCCGGTTCAATATCATTTTCATTTGAACCTCCTTTGTTTTAACAGGTTGATAGCTTGTCTGTAGTGTGAACAAAACCCGCCTTTCAATAAGAACTTGACTGCATCAGAAAATGAATTGAATCTATGCAAAAAATCCCTTGATGAGCCTGTACCCTGCCATATCTCAAAATAGGGTCATTCCCAACCTTTACTAAGTTATAACCAAAACCAACGGATATAATAAATATGAGTTCATTGATTGCTTGAGTATAATGATTTTTGTATAGAATCAATTTTCAGATTGTTGTTTGTAATAATCTCTAGGTCGTGACTTCCGCCAAGAATCTCATGACCTTTTTTGTTTTTAGATTTATTCACTGTCTCTTTGCTCCATTTGCTGATTTATAAAATCCTGAATATCGGACTCCAAAAAAGCCAACGGCTCTGGCTGATATTTTTATGGGTTTCTTGAGTTTGCCTTGTTGTACCATTCGCCAAAGTGTGGTTTCGAAACATTTAGCATTTTTGCCGTCACTTTAGGACGGTGTAAGAAGTTGTTTTTACTGTCATATTCTTTCTCTTTTGTTAATAGGAAATCATTATGATAGCAGAAGTTTCTTTAATAAAATGTTGAAAAATTATGTGGTTTGGATGTGGTCGAGATTTACTTTTGTGGGTCATTTGTGGGTGTTTCTTTGTTTCTTAAACTCTAATACTTGTCTTGTATAATTGGTTTACAGTTCTATCAAGACGCAGTTTACCATCTGGAAATAGATAAATATTGTTTGTATCAATATCATGTATAAAGCCCAGTTTATCTATTTTGTTCTTTCAAGGATAAACCTTATTAATCTCTGGAATAATTATCATTTCCACCTTTTATATTCAATTAATTGAAACAAAAATCAATATAATCTGTTTGTCTGCAATTTTCTAAATACTTTATGAATTTTCTAGGTCTGTATCATTGATTTCTGGGATTTCGATTGGTTTCAAGTCAAAACCATGAATATCGTTCTCAATCTAATGGCTTGCTCAATAATTTCCAGACTGGTTGTAGTAATAAACTATAAGATTATCATCTTCATTAAAGTAATCCCATAAAGCTAAGCCATGTATTTAATAAATCTGCATTATTAAAGAATTTTTTTGTTTCCGTTTTTCCCGACAAATCAAAATAGCCCCATCATGAAAGCCTTTTTTTTTTCAACTTCATCCATATAAACTATTTCTATAGATGTTGTCATAGCATTTACAAGTTCGTTAATAAATGCAGGAAAATTAGTAAGCCACAGCTCTATATAGCTATTTTGAGCTAATACACTTGAACATTTAGTTTGACTTATTGCTAAACACCAAATCTGTTTATGTTCTTCTCTAAAAATAGGTTTGGTTAGTAAAAAAACCATCTAAGAAAATTGATTTTATTAGCCAACAAATTTGGCTGGCTCTTCAATATTCATACTTGCAGGTGCTGAGTCATTTTTTTGATGGTAATCAAAATATTTCTCTAAGCTAAGCTGTGATTTTCGAGTGTGTTTAAATAAGCTCTTATTGTGCCTTTAAGATGAATATGGGCTTTGGGCGTGATTAGTGATTGAGTATTTAATATATCATCTGTTTTAGACTTTCCTATTTTTTCAATTTCAGTTCTTGTATAAAACTTTTCACCATTAAATTCTTTCTTACACTCTTCCAAGTGAAAACTTCCAGTTAGCAGGAATCAAGCGAAAGCGGTTGGAAGTGTTCACTTGTACATTGTGACCTATCGCTTGATTGTTGTTTTATTATACTCAATTCAGCTTAATCATTTATCTGTTTTCTTGAGTTTATCGGTATTATTTGACGTTGGCACTATCACAAATCCGCCCAGAACTGCATCATTTTAATTCTATCGGGTAAATATTCGGCTTTGTTGTAAGTGGCTTCAATTTTATTTTTGTTTTCGTGGCTGAGTTGTTTTTCTACCAAGTGGCTGGGATAGCCTAATTCTCTTAAACTGGTACTGGCAAGGTGTCTAAAGCCGTGTACGGTCTTGATTCCATGATAACCAAGCCGATATAAACCGTATAACATAGCATTATTGCTTATTGGCTGAGTTTGTGGCTTGTGGCTTGATGCAAATATGTAATCATACTCTTGGTATAGTTTTGCAGTTCTCTGAATATTTCAATCACTTGTTTGCTCATGGGTACGATATGTGATCGTTTCATTTCATTCGGGCTTCGGTATCGTCCATAATTTGTTTTCAAAGTCGATTTCATCCATGTGGCATTTCTGATTTCGTTGGTTCTGAGAAATGTGTATAAGGCAATTTTTAATCCGGCTTTGGTTGTGGGTTCGCCGTCAAAGTTGTTGATTGATTTTACCAGTTGGGGTAACTCTTTCAGTTGGATTGAGTTGTAATTGGTGCGTGTGGGCGATTTTAAAACCGTTTCTATACCTTCACATGGGTTGGACTTGATAAAGCCGTGAACCTTTGCAAATATAAAAATATGATTGCATCTTTGCCGAATCTTTTTGAGTTGTTCTAAAGCTCCCCTATTCTCAATAATCCTCAAAACCTCAATCATTTCCATTGAGTCGATTTTATCAATCGGTCTTTCCCCCAAGTGATAGAAAACATTATCTTCTAAAGATTTCCAGATATTACGGGAGTGAATTTCTGTCCATTTTTCTAAATTGGTGTTATACCATTGTTTGGCTACTTTTAAAAAAGTGTATTTCTTTATCTTTCTTTTTTGATTTTTTCTTTGTTCACTGGGGTCAATGCCATTAGCAATCTTTGATTTTATTTCATGTGTTTTATCTCTGGCTTGAGCCAGTGAAATATCGGGATAAGTTCCTAATGCTATGGTTTTTTGTTTATCATCAAAGCGATAACTTAACCGCCAATACTTCGAACCATTGGGATGAACCAGTAAAAACAAACCCCTGCCATCACTGACTTTGTATTGTTTCTTATCCGGTTTGAGTGCCTTTATTTTAGTGTTGTTTAGCTTCATTTTAAGCCTGTTTGTTGGTACATCGTGTTGGTACATAGCATCTCCACACACATTTTCGTGTTGGTATATGCTTATATACCCACAATTGTACCAACAAATTTATTGCGTTGTAAAGAAGTCTTTTGAAACCTTATGAAATTAAAACCCCTTGATATATAAGGGTTTGCGAAGATTTTAGGCATAAAAAAAGGGCTTCTGAAAGCCCCTGATTGAGTTAAATGGTACCGAGGGCGAGAATCGAACTCGCACTCCCGTAAAGGAACCGGATTTTGAATCCGGCGCGTCTACCAGTTCCGCCACCCCGGCACATTTGAGGTGTGTAAGTATAAAGATTTCTTCAGTTTGTTCAAGATAAATTGCTCAAATATTTAAACTTTTTAACTATTTGTTTTAAGCGTTAGTGCAATTCTGAAACCCACCCTTGCATCGGTAAAATCTGATTTTGCGGTTGAGCGATTACTTGATGAAAACTCCTCTTTGGCACTACTCCATGCACCACCACGAATCACATGATTTTCGCAACCCGGATTAAACCATGCTGTTCCATCAACTGGCGCACGAACATAGGAATCGTGCCAACAATCCATAACCCACTCCATAACATTTCCAGCCGTATCATTTAATCCAAAACTATTTGCAACAAAACTGCCAACAGGTGCTGGTCCCCAATGTTTGTCATTATAGTTTTCAAATCCCTTTTCCCATTTGGAACGAATCACTCCTTTCGACTTATCTTGTTTTCCGGTTAAATTCTCAATGATTTCGGTTGGGTTTCCATTCCCCCAAGGGAAAATAGATGTAGTATTAGATCTCAGTATATATTCAAATTCAGACTCCGAAAGCAGGCGATAATTTTTACCGGTCTTATTTGCAAGCCATTGAGTATAAGCCAATGCATCGTTCCATGAAATGTGAATTACCGGCAAGTCATCTTTGGATTTCTTGCCTAAATAATCACGCTCCCAGGTTATTTTGCTTTTGTTTTTTAAGCGACCCGTTTTTAAATCATATATTTTTGATGATTTGTTCTTTTCAGCATCAGTCACATAGTTTGTATCTTTAATGAAAAGTCTGAAGTCCTTAACGGAAATTTCATTCTTACTGACTGCAAAACCATATTGGATATCAACTCTATGTAACGGTTGTTCATTATTTAAGCCTTGAGCATTCCCCATAAGAAAACTTCCTGTGGGTATAACAACCATCTTAGGAAGTTCGCTATTGTTATAGAAATCTGCAAAGTTATCTAACGGCTTATATCTGCCAAATATCTGAATTCTTTGAATTTCAGAGTTATATTCTGCAAATTGTTCATCATCAACTCCTAACATTAGCAATTGTTCATACATTTGCTCAGCCCGTTGTAAATTAGCTGTGTCAATTGCAGATTCGGTTTGCTGTTTGAGCCACAATAGTCTTTGTTGCTTCAAATCAGTGATTCGTTGCTTTGTTGGGAGAATATTTTCAGATTCAGGATTGAGCATTTCCAATTGTTCCAATGAGGAGTTTGCCAATTGAAAGTCAATTTCCTCTGCGGCCAACAGGGCTTCAGCCACTAAAAAATCTTCAACTTTACTAACCAATTCAATACTTTTGGGATTCTCAGCATCCAACATAAAACTTCGTTTTGCAATATGCCATGCATCATTATTATCAGCATTTATTACATTGCCCTCAGCAAGGAATTGCAATCCTTTTGGATATATGTCATTGATGGTTTTGATGGTTGAAAGTTTTTCTTCAAGATTGAGTATTTCATCATGATTTGGATTTAGTGTTTTCAATCTTGAGATAGCAAAAGTTAAGTTGTCAGAATCGCTTTCAGAAATCGCCAAATTGCTAATATCCAGAATCTTATTGGTAATCTTCTCAGAAAGTATTTGCAAATTTTCATTCGCTTCGTCAATTGATTTTAAACTCAGATAATAAAATAATGCATTATCATTTTCAGGTTGAAAATACCTGTCTTCATCAATTGAAAGGTTTGCGGATTTAATAAGTTCTTCACTGGTTAAGGTACTCAGAGTTTGCAAATCGAACTCCCACTGCGGAACATCGAGAATACTATCAATAGTTGGGAAATTAGTATCTGGTTGAAACTCTTTAGGTTGTTGAATTGGTATTGGAGTTTGCGAGTTGTCAGCCACTAAATCAGGTGCATCAATAAGGCGGGAATTCGATGCAGTATTTTTCATAACAACAAGAAAAACAACAAGAATAACTCCTACAATGAAAACAGCAATTTCTTTACCAGACATATAGTTATTCTATTCCGGACAGTTATCTCTCAATGTGTTGCAAATTCTACCGTCAACGACCGGTGCAATTCCTCCGCTCGTAAATTGAATCTTCTGGATAACCAGTTGCTTCAAACTGGAACCATTTTTATTACAATTTACAATCATACTCGAATCAATCATATCATATCCATCATGGTCTGTATTATCATCAATTATATATTGCGGAACGACAGCAAATATTTCTTCATTATTCTCTATGAACCTATCATTTTTGGACCAACGCAAGTTTGTAAATTGTTGTTTTTCCGGATTATGTGTGTATTTAAAACCTGAGGTTAATAACCAGTGACCATTTGCAGTCCACATATCTATGCTATGAGTAATAACTTTTTTTAGAATTTCACCATTAATTTTTATCAGCTTCAACTCTGTTGAGTACGGGAACATTCCCTCTATGTGCTTCTTAGTGATTGAACTGTTTGCCTCAATATCGTGGTTAAGTCTGACTCCTCCTGAATTAATAAATGCAATATCAGCATGACAATGATCAAATTCTTCTTTAGCAGTATCTGCGATAAAGTTGCCGATATTTGTTTCAAAACGTCTGATTTCGCTTTCTTCAGCTTTTAAGGTTACTTTAGTTGTTCCATAAGCCGAGTCGAGACAATCGTCTTCTAATTTGAGTTTACGACAGTATTGCGAGTCTGTCATTACAACCATATTATTCACGATTTGCTGAACGAAATTATCCGGTTTAAAATCTTTATCCAAATCAATAAAAGCTGGTAAAAAATTTATATTGCCATCGTGAGTTTTGCTCACTTCAATCACAGTTGCTGAAACGGCATCCGCATCCGCCTTGGTAATCCAGTGATTGTCGATTTGTTCCAGTTGGCGATAGTGTTCATGACCACCAATAATCAAATCCGGGCGATCTTTCTTATCAAGATTCATAATTCTTCTGTCATCGGACATTTGCTGATGAGTGAGAGCAACAATCACATCAGCACCTTTTTCATTAAGAAATCTCACATAATGCTTTGTTACTTCAACTGTATCATCAAATCCGGCGATATATTCAGGTTTCGCCATATCTGTCATTAAGCTAAATATACCGACTTTGATTCCTGAATAGTCTTTCATCAACCATTTATGCATTTTCTCAGAGGTAATCACACCCAATTCATCATCACGTTTCCAGTTGATATTGGAGTCCAGCCAATTGAATTCAGATTCATCAATTCTTTGTTGCAAGTTGGACATGTATTTCATTTTTCCTTTGTCAAATTCATGATTTCCAAAGGTAATAATCATGTCATCATCAAATTGCGGAGAAAAACCATCCAGAAAATTCAATACATGAATCATTGACTCGCCATTATCAACTCGGCTAGAAAAAGATGGATAAAGGAAATCTCCGGCGTGCAATAACAAAACTTTTTTCCCTTCACTCTCTAGTTGATTTCTTAAAGCTCTAACCCTGGCAAGACCTCCAACATTCCCTTGATCCAATCCTTCAATACGATAAACATCGTTAATTGCCAGAATGACAAATGATTGAGAAGCTGAGTGTTTTTTTGTATGGCAAGAGCTTAAAACTAAGATGAAAATTAAAAATAATATTCCGAGTTTTTTAAAATTTACTGAGTGCATATTGGCTGTTTTTGAAAAATATGTTTTAATTAGCGGATGATAACAGATTACCATTGGATTGACGATAATTCGCAATTAGAACAGCTTATTTCTCTTGAAAAAAAAGCCGCTTTAGCTTTTGATAGTGAGTTTGAGCGCGTAAATACATACTACCCGAATCCGGCACTATTTCAGTTTCAAATCGGTGAAGAATTTTACCTTTTGGATATGAAAAAACTTCAGCCAAGTGAAGGTTTGCAAAATATATTGGATAATATCATAGTTCATTCCGGCTCGGAGGATTTAGAAATTATACAAAATATGTTTAACCGCCAGCCGAAAAATGTGTTTGACACTCAAATCGCTGCCTCTCTTTGCGGATATGGTTTACACGTTTCCTACCAAAATCTGGTTAAAGATCTGTTGGATGTTGACTTGCCAAAAGAACACAGTCGTTCCGATTGGATGAGAAGACCACTCTCCCCTAATCAAATTAAATATGCGATCGGAGATGTAGCACATCTTGCTGAAATGAAAAATATTTTATCTCAAAAGCTCGAAACTTTAGGAAGAATGGAATGGTTTGAGCTTGTCAGCAAAAATAAAATGCATTCAACTGATGCTAAAGAAGTTATTGAAAAACTATTTATCAAAATTTCAAAGTCTGACCGCTTAAATATTTCACAAAAGAAGTTGTTATTTGCAATTCTACAATGGCGTGAAGATTTTGCTCAGCAAAGAAACAAGCCTAGAAACTGGATCATGAAAAATGATCAAATCAGAAAAATTATCAAACTCAGACCCGGTAACAATACTGAACTCATCAAAAAAGCTGGATTGTATGAAAAATTTGTCGAATACAATGGCAATGATTTGATTGCTCTCTATGACAGTTCTCAAAAAATACATGCCAAATCGTTACCGGATATTTTCAGACTTGATTTGAATCAAACTCAAATCTTCGCAGCTTCAAAACAGATGATGATTGAAAAATGCGAAGAGTTAGATATTCCACCTTCACTGGTTATAAACACGCAAGATTTAAAAACGCACATTGCCCGAGGGAATACTCTCAATGATATTGAGTTATGGGGGTTAATCAATGGCTAATTTGTGAGTATTTGGAAAAACACTTGCACAATTGAACTTAAAAACTAAAATACACACTTCTCGGGATGTAGCGCAGCCTGGTAGCGCACCACAATGGGGTTGTGGGGGTCGGAAGTTCGAATCTTCTCATCCCGACCAATAGAAAATTATATGAGGTTAAATATGAAAAATCCGGTAAGAGTGGCAGTAACAGGTGCAGCAGGACAAATTGGATATCAATTGCTGTTCAGAATCGCAGCAGGTGATATGTTAGGACCGGATCAGCCGGTCATTCTTCAACTTCTGGAAATTCCGCCGGCGATGAATGCAGTTCAAGGTGTGGTAATGGAATTAGAAGATTGTGCATTTCCATTACTTCATGGTGTTTTTGCCAGCGATGACCCGAATGTAGCCTTTAAAGATGCGGATTTTGCTCTTCTTGTTGGTGCTCGCCCAAGAGGTCCGGGAATGGAAAGAAGCGACCTATTGGAAGCAAACGGTGCAATTTTTACCGTTCAAGGAAAAGCTATCAATGACAATGCCAACAAGAATATCAAAGTTCTTGTTGTTGGTAATCCGGCAAATACCAATGCTCTTATAGCCCAACAGTCAGCACCGGACATTAATCCAAAGCAGTTTACAGCGATGACTCGTTTGGATCATAATCGTGCGTTGGCACAACTAGCTGCTAAAACAGGAACTCAAACCAGTGACATCACAAATATGACAATCTGGGGAAACCATTCATCCACACAATATCCTGATATTTCTAATGTTAAAATTGAAGGTAAAAGTGCAACTGAAATGGTTGAAAGAGATTGGTATGAAAATGATTTTATCCCAACCGTCCAACAACGCGGTGCAGCGATTATTAAAGCTCGTGGTGCTTCAAGTGCTGCATCAGCTGCCTCTTCAGCGATTGACCATATCCGCAACTGGGAATTAGGTACAGATGATGGAGAGTGGGTATCAATGGCAATTCCAAGTGATGGCAGTTATGGCGTTGAACC is a window encoding:
- a CDS encoding tyrosine-type recombinase/integrase, coding for MQRTAKLYQEYDYIFASSHKPQTQPISNNAMLYGLYRLGYHGIKTVHGFRHLASTSLRELGYPSHLVEKQLSHENKNKIEATYNKAEYLPDRIKMMQFWADL
- a CDS encoding integrase arm-type DNA-binding domain-containing protein, whose protein sequence is MYQHDVPTNRLKMKLNNTKIKALKPDKKQYKVSDGRGLFLLVHPNGSKYWRLSYRFDDKQKTIALGTYPDISLAQARDKTHEIKSKIANGIDPSEQRKNQKRKIKKYTFLKVAKQWYNTNLEKWTEIHSRNIWKSLEDNVFYHLGERPIDKIDSMEMIEVLRIIENRGALEQLKKIRQRCNHIFIFAKVHGFIKSNPCEGIETVLKSPTRTNYNSIQLKELPQLVKSINNFDGEPTTKAGLKIALYTFLRTNEIRNATWMKSTLKTNYGRYRSPNEMKRSHIVPMSKQVIEIFRELQNYTKSMITYLHQATSHKLSQ
- a CDS encoding SUMF1/EgtB/PvdO family nonheme iron enzyme; the protein is MSGKEIAVFIVGVILVVFLVVMKNTASNSRLIDAPDLVADNSQTPIPIQQPKEFQPDTNFPTIDSILDVPQWEFDLQTLSTLTSEELIKSANLSIDEDRYFQPENDNALFYYLSLKSIDEANENLQILSEKITNKILDISNLAISESDSDNLTFAISRLKTLNPNHDEILNLEEKLSTIKTINDIYPKGLQFLAEGNVINADNNDAWHIAKRSFMLDAENPKSIELVSKVEDFLVAEALLAAEEIDFQLANSSLEQLEMLNPESENILPTKQRITDLKQQRLLWLKQQTESAIDTANLQRAEQMYEQLLMLGVDDEQFAEYNSEIQRIQIFGRYKPLDNFADFYNNSELPKMVVIPTGSFLMGNAQGLNNEQPLHRVDIQYGFAVSKNEISVKDFRLFIKDTNYVTDAEKNKSSKIYDLKTGRLKNKSKITWERDYLGKKSKDDLPVIHISWNDALAYTQWLANKTGKNYRLLSESEFEYILRSNTTSIFPWGNGNPTEIIENLTGKQDKSKGVIRSKWEKGFENYNDKHWGPAPVGSFVANSFGLNDTAGNVMEWVMDCWHDSYVRAPVDGTAWFNPGCENHVIRGGAWSSAKEEFSSSNRSTAKSDFTDARVGFRIALTLKTNS
- a CDS encoding bifunctional metallophosphatase/5'-nucleotidase, whose protein sequence is MHSVNFKKLGILFLIFILVLSSCHTKKHSASQSFVILAINDVYRIEGLDQGNVGGLARVRALRNQLESEGKKVLLLHAGDFLYPSFSSRVDNGESMIHVLNFLDGFSPQFDDDMIITFGNHEFDKGKMKYMSNLQQRIDESEFNWLDSNINWKRDDELGVITSEKMHKWLMKDYSGIKVGIFSLMTDMAKPEYIAGFDDTVEVTKHYVRFLNEKGADVIVALTHQQMSDDRRIMNLDKKDRPDLIIGGHEHYRQLEQIDNHWITKADADAVSATVIEVSKTHDGNINFLPAFIDLDKDFKPDNFVQQIVNNMVVMTDSQYCRKLKLEDDCLDSAYGTTKVTLKAEESEIRRFETNIGNFIADTAKEEFDHCHADIAFINSGGVRLNHDIEANSSITKKHIEGMFPYSTELKLIKINGEILKKVITHSIDMWTANGHWLLTSGFKYTHNPEKQQFTNLRWSKNDRFIENNEEIFAVVPQYIIDDNTDHDGYDMIDSSMIVNCNKNGSSLKQLVIQKIQFTSGGIAPVVDGRICNTLRDNCPE
- a CDS encoding HRDC domain-containing protein; translation: MITDYHWIDDNSQLEQLISLEKKAALAFDSEFERVNTYYPNPALFQFQIGEEFYLLDMKKLQPSEGLQNILDNIIVHSGSEDLEIIQNMFNRQPKNVFDTQIAASLCGYGLHVSYQNLVKDLLDVDLPKEHSRSDWMRRPLSPNQIKYAIGDVAHLAEMKNILSQKLETLGRMEWFELVSKNKMHSTDAKEVIEKLFIKISKSDRLNISQKKLLFAILQWREDFAQQRNKPRNWIMKNDQIRKIIKLRPGNNTELIKKAGLYEKFVEYNGNDLIALYDSSQKIHAKSLPDIFRLDLNQTQIFAASKQMMIEKCEELDIPPSLVINTQDLKTHIARGNTLNDIELWGLING
- a CDS encoding malate dehydrogenase — its product is MKNPVRVAVTGAAGQIGYQLLFRIAAGDMLGPDQPVILQLLEIPPAMNAVQGVVMELEDCAFPLLHGVFASDDPNVAFKDADFALLVGARPRGPGMERSDLLEANGAIFTVQGKAINDNANKNIKVLVVGNPANTNALIAQQSAPDINPKQFTAMTRLDHNRALAQLAAKTGTQTSDITNMTIWGNHSSTQYPDISNVKIEGKSATEMVERDWYENDFIPTVQQRGAAIIKARGASSAASAASSAIDHIRNWELGTDDGEWVSMAIPSDGSYGVEPGIIFSYPVTCKNGEYEIVQGLEIDSFSQERLDATEKELREERAAVEHLFS